From one Solanum lycopersicum chromosome 12, SLM_r2.1 genomic stretch:
- the LOC101253266 gene encoding scarecrow-like protein 3: MLQDDGSSSVTSSSPIQVFPMMSVSPSFGSSNQWLKELKSEERGLYLIHLLLACANHVASGSLENANIALDHISQLASPSGDTMQRIASYFTEALADRILRSWPGLYKALRSTKLSVVSEEILVRKMFFEIFPFLKVAFVVTNQAIIEAMEGEKMVHIVDLNAAEPLQWRALLQDLSARPEGPPHLRITGVHQQKEVLDQMAHVLTQEAEKLDIPFQFNQVVSRLENLDVEKLRVKTGEALAISSIMQLHTLLAHDNDKKSPLPFKHSNGVNLNRALVNQNTLGEFLEKDMANGCSPSNDTASSSPLCSTGSTKMDSFLNALWGLSPKVMVVTEQDANHNGTTLMERLSESLHFYAALFDCLESTLPRTSLERLKVEKMLLGEEIRNIIACEGIERKERHEKLEKWFQRFDTSGFGNVPLSYYAMLQARRLLQSYSCEGYKIKEDNGCVVICWQDRPLFSVSSWRCRK; encoded by the coding sequence ATGTTACAAGATGATGGTTCTTCATCTGTGACCTCATCATCACCTATTCAAGTATTTCCAATGATGTCTGTATCACCTAGCTTTGGTTCATCAAATCAGTGGCTTAAGGAGCTGAAATCTGAAGAAAGAGGGTTGTATTTGATACATCTTTTGCTTGCTTGTGCTAATCATGTTGCTTCTGGTAGCCTTGAGAATGCTAATATAGCACTTGACCATATTTCCCAACTTGCATCTCCTAGTGGAGATACCATGCAAAGGATTGCTTCATATTTTACTGAGGCTTTAGCTGATAGGATTCTAAGGAGTTGGCCTGGTCTTTATAAGGCGTTGCGTTCGACTAAGTTATCGGTTGTCTCAGAAGAAATTCTTGTTAGGAAGATGTTTTTCGAGATCTTTCCTTTCTTGAAGGTGGCGTTTGTGGTCACAAATCAAGCTATAATTGAAGCTATGGAAGGTGAAAAGATGGTTCATATTGTGGATCTTAATGCTGCTGAACCCCTGCAATGGCGTGCGTTGCTTCAGGACTTGAGCGCGCGTCCTGAAGGACCGCCCCATCTGCGCATTACTGGGGTTCATCAGCAAAAAGAGGTGTTAGATCAAATGGCACATGTGCTTACTCAAGAAGCAGAAAAACTGGATATCCCTTTTCAGTTCAATCAAGTAGTTAGCAGATTGGAAAATCTTGATGTTGAGAAACTTCGCGTGAAAACGGGGGAGGCTCTTGCGATTAGTTCAATTATGCAATTGCACACCCTTCTAGCCCATGATAATGACAAGAAGTCCCCTTTGCCTTTTAAGCATTCAAATGGTGTTAACTTAAACAGGGCACTAGTCAACCAAAATACTTTAGGGGAATTTCTTGAAAAAGATATGGCTAATGGTTGCAGTCCAAGCAATGACACCGCTTCTTCATCCCCGCTATGTTCAACTGGTTCAACAAAGATGGATAGTTTCCTCAATGCTTTGTGGGGTTTATCACCAAAAGTTATGGTGGTAACAGAACAAGATGCTAACCATAATGGGACAACTCTTATGGAGAGGCTATCAGAGTCGTTACATTTTTATGCTGCATTATTTGATTGTCTTGAATCGACGCTGCCAAGAACATCATTAGAGAGATTAAAGGTGGAAAAGATGTTATTAGGTGAAGAGATTAGAAACATTATAGCATGTGAAGGGATCGAACGAAAGGAGAGGCATGAAAAGCTCGAAAAGTGGTTCCAAAGATTCGACACATCTGGTTTTGGGAATGTGCCTTTGAGTTATTATGCTATGTTGCAGGCAAGAAGGTTGTTGCAGAGTTACAGTTGTGAAGGATACAAGATCAAAGAAGATAATGGTTGCGTGGTGATATGCTGGCAGGATCGCCCACTTTTCTCAGTGTCGTCTTGGCGATGTAGGAAGTGA